Within the Bacillus sp. FSL K6-3431 genome, the region TCGATATAGATGGAACCATTACACATCATAAGGATGGTAGTATTTCAAGTAAAACTAAAGGAGCTATAAAGTCATTAAAAAGCAAGGGAATAAAGGTTGTAGCTGCAACAGGAAGACCGTTATCTATGTGCAAAGAAATTGAGGAAATGGGAATAGATACTTTTATCACAGCTAACGGAGCCTATGTAAAACATAAGCAGTTGGTAATTCATAAAATAGCTATGAATAAAAACATAGTCCAAGAAGTGGTTGAATATGCACAAGCAGAGAATCACGCACTTTCATACTATACCGAAGATTTTAGTATGAATGGTGTAAAACAAAATGAAGTATTACTAGCATTGAAGGAAACTTTGTCATTGAATGACTATCCTGCCATAAATCCACAGATTTATAATCAA harbors:
- a CDS encoding Cof-type HAD-IIB family hydrolase yields the protein MDYKIVFFDIDGTITHHKDGSISSKTKGAIKSLKSKGIKVVAATGRPLSMCKEIEEMGIDTFITANGAYVKHKQLVIHKIAMNKNIVQEVVEYAQAENHALSYYTEDFSMNGVKQNEVLLALKETLSLNDYPAINPQIYNQEVYLMCLFTTDEVVEKYTHKFPHLTFKRWHPYVLNVLQEEVSKSLAIIKVLQYFDIGKSEAIAFGDGENDIDMLELVGLGIAMGNGNEKLKKVADFVTKKSGEDGIEFALKKYGIL